GCAAAAGGTCAACTCTCCTatacattattaattaagaATCAGGGAGCGGACATAGTTCAGAAATGAAGCAGGGCAATCTAGAAGGGGATAAATAAACCCAACTATACAAAAACATGAGGCAGTTAGCTTTTAAAGATTGGTATCCTGGCTTGGAATGTTTAGGtgatttccccctttttttatATGATGGTAGGAGAACTTTTGGGTTATGATCGTCTTTTTCAGCATGATTATTTGCCTTATCTAGCTACTTTGTTGGTGTTGCTAGATATATTAAGAACATATTGAAGGTTAAGAAATAACCCCTTTAAACTTGAGAATTTTGTGGTCTGGTTTATGCTTAGGTATTGATTTCTCGTGATGTCTCcaatttatgtgttttattttcttgtaattATGCTTGTCGGTTGGAAGCATGCATGAAATGTTGTGTTTTTGTTTGGAGAAAAGTAGTATATGAAACTAGGTGGTAGGAGAAAATATGGGTCGGGTTTGGTTTCTTATTAACAAGGTTGAGTgggggaattttttttttcttttctgggTATCAATAATGAAGGGCAATGTTGGGGAGCGGGGGGTTTTCAGACGGGTACGAGATCGGATCAAAGAGACCAAGAATGATGGAATCAAATCCCTACTTCGCAGTGAACAGCAGTGCAAGTGGCTATCAGCAGGCTTTTGACTATGATAACAGATGTCAGCCTTCTGCCTTTCCTGTTGTTCGTTTAAGGGGTCTTCCATTTGATTGCACTGAAATTGACATTTACAAGTTCTTTGCTGGCCTGGACATTGTGGATATTTTTGTGGTCAACAAGGATGGTAGGTTCTCTGGAGAAGCATTTGTTGTCTTTGCTGGTCACATTCAAGTGGATTATGCTCTTCGGAGGGATAGACAGAACATGGGGAGGAGATATGTAGAGGTTTTCAGTTGCAAGAAGCAAGATTATTACCAAGCTATAGCTGCTGAGGTGAAGGAAGGAGGTTATGAATCTGACTACCGTGCTTCCCCTCCAGCTCGTCCAAAGAGGGCCCAGAACAAAGATCAAATGGAGTACACAGAGATATTGAAGATGCGCGGTCTCCCATACCGTTGTAAGAAATCTGATATCCTCAAGTTTTTTGGTAATGAATTTAACCTTACAGATGACAAGATAAACATTACCTACCGCTCGGATGGAAAAGCTACTGGTGATGCTTATGTGGAGTTTGCATCGGCTGAGGAGGCAAAGAAAGCTATGTGCAAGGACAATATGGAGATTGGATCAAGGTACATCGAGCTATTTCCTTCATATCCAGATGAAGCAAGACAAGGTGGATCAAGATCACGACGATGATGGAGAAGATCTCCTAGtatgaaatttttcattttgGGTTTAGACATTAAGTCCAGTTAAAGACTTTCTCACCCTGTTCCCGTATTATGTTTTCTACACAATATATATGAACCTGTGGAAGTTATCGAACTGTCCGTCTTGGATGTCTTAGTTGTGGTATCGGCCAACTCACTTTCAACTCTTGTGCCATCAATTGATTGtctttttgttgtgttgttTCGTTATGCTCAGTATTCTTGCTTGCAAGTCAATTACATACAAGATTATATGTCTTTATTTCCTTCTCCAATTTATTATGTAGATTGTTGGCCTTTCTGGTTTTGCTCAGAAGGGTTGGGAAGGCCCAGGTTACTATTTTCCTTGTCCGGGTACTTCTGTTTGTATGCTTATATCCGTTTGCTCGTTTGCTTCCTAGAACGCTTCTCTTTCTGTCTTCTTTATAATGATCTGACTCGATTGAGGTGTGAGGTCTTCGATTTCTACTTTCAAGTGTCAATTATAGTAATTATGACGAGTTTAGTGTTCTGTTATAGTAATTATGATGACTGATGAATTAGAGAGATATTGAGTGTTCTGTTATCATAGGAGATTATTTATGCTATTGTCATGAGATGATTTAAATCTGTCTTGCTAAGAGAAATGCTGAAAGAGGATTCAGTAATTTCCAAGAGATTGAGGAACAAGTAAAGTGAATGGTATGTTCAAAAACTGCTTAATACAAAGACAACCCCTTGAATTTGctagtaaaatttatttaggCACTTGAATTCTAACTTGTTCCAATTGAACACATgataaaatgtttttattagACATTTTCAGTTCcaagttgtgaattttttgtgtgtgtatgttCTTAAGTGCACATTACGTTGATCAGTTACTACCTAACATATTATTTACCTCCTCTGGTTATACACAGTATCCTCGGTATATCGTAAAACCTTTAGCTTGTTTCAGTTGAGTTTGATGTGATAATCGAAGTGAATGGTACATTTATTGTGGTTAAGTTAATTACCTAATAAACATTTGAGAATGCGTGCAATATTGAATTGAAAGTGTATAATAGGAACACTTTATCATATAGTAAGTTACCGTTCAAatgtttaaatttcaaatttaagagGTTGTTTATGTGTTTGAGCCTTCTAAAAATGGTATGATATGTTCATCTCATCTTTGGGTAACAATTTATTAGTGGTCAACTCCCTGAAATTTGATTTACTATTGTATGGTTGACACTTGAATAAGCTTTTCCTAAGAAATAAATCAGCTTGTAGCAGTTTTTActgatgtttttttttctaggtTACTAATTAATGCTTACTATTGAGAGTTGCATGAATTGTGTTTAAGTGAtataattgcatttttctttaattatatcCACTTGCACTCTCACTACACAacacaaaatataatttgatagaACTGCACATGGTTTGACCAAGCAACCTTTTTGGTAGCATTAGCATTTTCCCTgagatattttgaatttttgatatCTTATTTTAAGTGAATGAGAAAGAGTATATAGTTAATCTTGACTACGtgaaattgaataaatatgtttttattgttAATAGTTAATTCAGAAATATTTTTACCGTTAGTAGTTTGATCTAAAAATACTCTTATTATTACTTAATGAATCAAATATCCTATGATTAATTGTCGTTTCCTGATAAAgtaaggaaaaagtatttctTAATCTTGTGTGAATTAAAGTAAAGACGAACATttgttaattaaaaagaatattctttggaaaagaataaatataaaaagaaaaaatatatatttatttgaaaaataacacTTTTTTGATCCATTAAGTAACAATATAGTATTTTTAGATTAAACTATTAATGACagagatatttttaaaactatgtTACTATCAACAAAAGACATTTTTATTCAATAACACatccttaaaaatattttaaactctttttcgtagtttttttattggaaaaataacttaaatacacaactataagttttatattctctaattttcccttctttttttaaatattacataatttcttttttttttaaattttagtagaAGTGTATAGATACATaacattctctctcctataatacacaatCCCCCAAtataatgcctattttttctccactaaaacactcaatcttctaaatcagtttttggattttgaattattaattttaattaattttaattaaaacacccaattttgaaattttgaatttcaaaattcaaaaaatttgaaatttcaaaaaactgCATAATTTCTCTCCCGTTCTTATTGTTCTTCTTACTTCACCACGTCTTCAATTCTTCTTACTCCAACATTTACTAAACTTTACTCCGGCTTTACACATGATAAAGAGAGTGTATGGTGACTAATTACAACAAGCTCTGCAGAAAATCACCTTTCCTCGATGACAATTTAGAGCTTTTGTGGTGACTAATGCAACTAGCATGAATATGAAGCACCTCATATTCACGACTAAATTGCCACCAGTGATTGTAAGTCACTACTGTTATGCATAGGAGGAGCTATGCAcatattatgtgtatttttaaATCATGTTGTGGATTTAGCACGTAATTGGATATATGATTCAGGCCTACATTGTTTTGGGTTTgtatttttatacttattttaaaattattgttgaaattagtaaaaattttaaggaatccaatatgtatcaaaaaattatgaaaattattatcatgtatCAGACAATAGGTTTAATACATAAGTACTAAGTGGATTATAATGTTTAGGCTATGATTTGATACATGAATTAGgtgtgtatcatatgatttcctatgtatcaagggtttttgaaattttttatcatgtagcagtgattaattttaataactgcgccatcaagtgtgcttgctgatacattttgaatcagtgtgtatagtgttttagacgatgcattgatacatgaagtgtttgctgatacattttgaatcagtatgcttgctgatacattttgaatccatcaagtgtgtatagtgttttagatgatgcattgatacatTTTGAATCCATCAAGTGTGCTTGGTGATACATTTTAaatcagtgtgtatagtgtttttgacgatgcattgatacatgaatttgttgtgtatcataatgttttctatgtatcatgcggttttgaaaataaaattactgCAGTTCGAAGTTTAACagattgttcataaaaaatgtattcaaaatagatgatataatctttgattttcaaaattttaaattaatatccaattacgtgctaatttaatgctgattaatgatctgttaccgTAAATTAAGCTATTTTAGTTAACAAGTTTAAATGTaccattttttcctctttttttctttacagtttaaatttaccatgtatcatttaccatgtatcactagagtctaaagtatcaaggcacaaaaattttaaaagatttttagtaaatactaaatttgtcgggacagagtgtaattattgaattacactatggattccttaaatttttacttttttatttatataatacacATTGCCGGCtcaattgtataaaaaaaaggCATGTGCTTTTACACTCCAAATTTGAGAACCTCATTTtccatttatatataataatagctTACAGATTTGTACATGACTAACTTAGATCCAAAAAAGTTATTCACTTCAATTTcgcttatattttttaaaaaaaaagagttgttGAAGGATTTATAATAGATTATGATATTCCCTTATCATAAAGCATAGCTGTCCTCTAGGGTCTAGACTGTCAAAAGTGGTAAAATCAAAGCTTATTAGCACtttgattatataattatcatataaataattattgaccATTATTTAATTTGACCAATCTTTGTTAAAAAAAACTCTTCAACTTATACATCAATTATCGACTAAAGTAAACTCAATCACTTAGTCTGCCACTTTAACATGGTTTGAAATTTGTATCCACTTTACAAATGGCTCTTTAGTATTTCAACAATAATGTCTTTCTCCTTGTTTAAAATTTAGTGAATAAAGTTATCGATATTTATATTGCAAAGGCTTAATAAAATGTCACAAAGGCTTAATAAAATGTCGCAAAGATTTAATAAATAATGGAAAAATGTACAAGTATCTCTCTAGATTATGATGAAAATCTCAGAGATATACCTAATTAAATTACGATcctattacttcattttaaaaaaaattatacaccGTTTTGACTTACGTAGCATTCGAGTATCTCTCACGCGCCTCAATTATTGGAGTCACGAAGTGTGCTATATAAacaaaaggtgtacaaaattataaaataataaatttaggaAGATAATAAAATGTTGATTTAGTTGAGATGTGTCTCTAAAATTCTGATATTAATCTAGGAAATACTTAATACATTTTTCcataaataattgataaaataatcgAATATAGATAAATCGATCTTGACatcattttgatttttcttctagAAAGAAGACTTAAAGATTTGATCTAAGTAGTAACTATTTGTTTATTCATAAGATGAAGTATATTATACATCAATTCTAGTGTCATTGACAAAAgaatctttttaattttccacttgcattttcaaattttgactttttctattttctaaCGTAAGATGGTTGaattttgaagtgaaaaaaaaattatcctctCCCAGTCTTCATTTGTTcgttaaattttgattttatatacttattaagaaaataattattaatataatattttttattttatttctattaattaataACGTATCAAACAAATTTactcatttatatattttaaagacaATAACTCAATGTTATTCCCTTCGGATTTTGTTATATGTTACACTTTTGATTGCACGTGCattaagaaattaagaaacttTACCGTTCTAcccttatttaatattttcttaaggtaacttttcaataaatgatgaatatgctagatttcaaaaattaacatgtatttgaatgtctatttaaatttttgagttttctAGAGTCAAATTTTTTCACCAATTgatctaaaaatttaaaaagtttattaAAGCTTCAactttcaatattattttttatttttcttccattttttatttttaattgtttgttgagatttcttttcaaaataaaattttatagaaTAAGGAATGGAGAGAGTAATTAATCAAAGTACTCCAATATAGAGTACTACTTAATTACTTATTAGTTTTCCTAGATTGATCAAAGTATATACTTTTAAgactatttaattattataccaaagtataataggaaaaatatgattCAAACTATTTACGAAAATGaatgacatataaaaataaatcgaaAGGGCATAAAAAGATATCAGATAAAAGGAGAGAGCCTATATGTAACAACATTTATTGGGATTGAAATTAAGTTGTTATAGTTTCAATATAATCTGATTTGTCACA
This window of the Solanum pennellii chromosome 2, SPENNV200 genome carries:
- the LOC107011669 gene encoding heterogeneous nuclear ribonucleoprotein H2-like isoform X1, translating into MYGSRGAMLGSGGFSDGYEIGSKRPRMMESNPYFAVNSSASGYQQAFDYDNRCQPSAFPVVRLRGLPFDCTEIDIYKFFAGLDIVDIFVVNKDGRFSGEAFVVFAGHIQVDYALRRDRQNMGRRYVEVFSCKKQDYYQAIAAEVKEGGYESDYRASPPARPKRAQNKDQMEYTEILKMRGLPYRCKKSDILKFFGNEFNLTDDKINITYRSDGKATGDAYVEFASAEEAKKAMCKDNMEIGSRYIELFPSYPDEARQGGSRSRR
- the LOC107011669 gene encoding heterogeneous nuclear ribonucleoprotein F-like isoform X2, which produces MMESNPYFAVNSSASGYQQAFDYDNRCQPSAFPVVRLRGLPFDCTEIDIYKFFAGLDIVDIFVVNKDGRFSGEAFVVFAGHIQVDYALRRDRQNMGRRYVEVFSCKKQDYYQAIAAEVKEGGYESDYRASPPARPKRAQNKDQMEYTEILKMRGLPYRCKKSDILKFFGNEFNLTDDKINITYRSDGKATGDAYVEFASAEEAKKAMCKDNMEIGSRYIELFPSYPDEARQGGSRSRR